The Pyrus communis chromosome 9, drPyrComm1.1, whole genome shotgun sequence genome has a segment encoding these proteins:
- the LOC137745241 gene encoding uncharacterized protein yields the protein MGLVLEIGVKLRKIVLISYGSVCNHPFLAGMLLFLLFLYRSFPFLFTLLVSTSPVLVCTAVLLGTLLSFGQTNIPEIEREEKATCDDVASLRTRGLGDDTVVLERRGSFSAERFVGETRDFVDASIEKASSEVVDRDGLGVYVPLISEDLQNTDSEKRVNEDCEGSVVYVPLIDQGLQNIGGEKREIEDVESELDSSELGERRKIDNDHLGIEGIDWDVAAVDQQYTFFQKVQDEIRRVEDDDTSPRGSGYTHEGDHLYSALLGNGGGDDEVVEQQYTSFQKVRNEIRRVEDDDISPRGSGYAHDDHLYSSLLRSGGDDKAGEDVDDEASDSESDRAESSSPDASMADILPMLDELYPLLDSEAPQPAHVSHGHESDAASDQSNRSNAGSVESDVETENHSEEVGEDGNDYNDGDKEEAPDGKDDESKSAIKWTEDDQKNLMDLGNLELERNRRLENLIARRRARKSFKITAEKNLIDFDSVDLPFNVAPISTARHNPFDLSYDSFDNLGLPPIPGSAPSVMLPRRNPFDLPYESNEEKPDLKGDPFEQEFMPIHAKDAVFRRHESFSFGPSTLGQPRQERQDFKWRPVFVPERLASEGTSSSLFQRQLSIVSESKLSSVPDTESVSSAADLDERNFSEQDFTKEAEVISNIYHATDDLVEHGSQSSEDVDSLEMEQAGKRDVQHNELEIKLVESQDLEPSLSGATGLATHVEHVNEDHFKPEPIEEDNSSTSSLSSLTEVDEKIADVVEGGSTSLEARGDITKGFVISPQPSLKESEVQFMRRTLNEDEHDEPVYDSTPLPTEKILSFNSISSDIQADVSEMVTPPALAEVQVPFVDRRCEVYGESTDKDTSGFVETSGATSKVHASDEIERSLGTGNQVGLAVSHSEDDISLPKIFDMKTADCSYQSVLSEEQPSSELDKVLSWSDKSMVEPYLDDHVEALIIKEEVDDIKEIDAGLLSELDAVGDFSTNEVGEALHTEELIPEEANVLSTEFGDLNLSELNQKLPVVEARSIENIDTYFKQMHKGLAVEEVILPSVVDDQLVVEASKNTVQTSSELPIVEARYLEDSELPTVEERYLEASENTVQTSSELPIVEASSLEDNVTDLKQDSEGNVNKLTQVNVGELSNGSEEVGTTGVDSTEVVASSNTVSSVQEDINADTALEQVLESHVDELPKATPISNDGSEEVRCNAMGSLDEMASSNIISGCQQENITIPKQVSDSHVNDGSEVGTGAIGSTEDIASSNTVSSVQVDTNADTALEEVSESHVDELAEATSISDDASEVGIGAISSMEEVASSNSVQEDINADTALEKVSESHVTELPKVISISNDGFEGGTGAADPAEEIASSNMLSSVHEDITTPKHISESHVNDGAEEIGTNSMGSTEEIASSDMLPSVQENSTLEQVSESHVDELLKPTSHLKERLSGLGVNAMALTKEIASSTTKHGVQETITSPIAFKQVSGSNVDGEPPKPSTQNILAEVVPHATDLPAENIKHEN from the coding sequence ATGGGGTTGGTGTTAGAAATTGGAGTTAAACTCCGGAAAATTGTGTTGATTTCATACGGATCAGTTTGCAATCATCCATTTCTTGCTGGGATGCTGCTTTTTCTGCTTTTTCTGTACAGATCGTTTCCCTTTTTGTTTACCCTTTTGGTTTCGACGTCCCCGGTTTTAGTCTGCACTGCTGTTCTTCTAGGAACCCTTCTGAGTTTTGGCCAAACCAACATACCCGAAATCGAAAGGGAAGAGAAGGCTACCTGTGATGACGTTGCTTCTCTTAGAACTAGGGGTTTAGGGGATGACACTGTTGTGCTTGAGAGACGTGGGAGCTTTTCCGCGGAGAGGTTTGTGGGAGAGACTAGGGATTTTGTTGATGCATCCATAGAGAAAGCGAGTAGTGAGGTTGTGGATCGTGATGGTTTGGGTGTTTATGTGCCACTTATTAGTGAGGATTTGCAAAACACTGATAGTGAGAAGAGAGTGAATGAGGATTGCGAAGGTTCGGTTGTTTATGTGCCACTTATTGATCAGGGTTTGCAAAACATTGGTggtgagaagagagagattgaggATGTGGAGAGCGAATTAGACAGTTCGGAGTTGGGAGAGCGGAGAAAGATTGATAATGATCACTTGGGGATTGAAGGCATTGACTGGGATGTGGCAGCTGTTGATCAGCAGTACACTTTTTTTCAAAAGGTTCAAGATGAGATTCGTCGAGTGGAAGACGATGATACATCTCCTCGAGGGTCAGGTTATACTCATGAGGGTGATCACTTGTATTCTGCACTGCTTGGgaatggtggtggtgatgatgaGGTTGTTGAGCAGCAGTATACTTCTTTTCAAAAAGTGCGAAATGAGATTCGTCGAGTGGAAGACGATGATATATCTCCTCGAGGGTCAGGCTATGCTCACGATGATCACTTGTATTCTTCACTGCTTCGCAGTGGGGGTGATGACAAGGCTGGTGAAGATGTGGATGATGAGGCTTCGGATTCTGAGTCGGATCGAGCGGAGAGTTCCTCGCCAGATGCTTCAATGGCTGACATTCTTCCGATGCTTGATGAGCTGTACCCTCTTTTAGACTCAGAAGCTCCACAGCCAGCTCATGTGTCCCATGGTCATGAGTCCGATGCTGCTTCAGACCAGTCTAACAGGAGCAATGCTGGCAGTGTTGAGTCTGATGTGGAAACTGAAAACCACAGTGAAGAAGTAGGAGAGGATGGGAATGATTATAATGACGGTGACAAGGAAGAAGCACCAGATGGGAAGGATGATGAAAGCAAATCTGCGATCAAGTGGACCGAGGATGACCAAAAGAATCTCATGGATTTGGGGAATCTGGAGCTCGAAAGGAACCGACGGTTGGAGAACCTTATTGCAAGGAGAAGAGCAAGGAAAAGCTTCAAAATAACGGCAGAGAAGAATCTAATTGATTTTGATAGTGTTGATCTTCCGTTTAATGTTGCACCAATTTCAACAGCAAGACACAACCCATTTGATCTGTCATATGATTCCTTTGACAACTTGGGGTTACCACCCATTCCTGGGTCTGCTCCGTCTGTAATGTTGCCAAGGCGAAACCCCTTTGATCTTCCTTACgagtcaaatgaagaaaaacCTGATCTAAAGGGAGACCCTTTTGAGCAAGAGTTTATGCCGATTCACGCCAAGGATGCAGTCTTCCGAAGGCATGAAAGCTTCAGTTTTGGACCATCAACCTTAGGGCAGCCGAGGCAAGAGAGGCAAGATTTTAAGTGGAGACCTGTTTTTGTACCAGAAAGGTTGGCTTCAGAAGGAACAAGCAGTTCCTTATTTCAAAGACAATTAAGCATAGTTAGCGAATCAAAGTTGAGTTCTGTTCCCGATACCGAATCAGTGAGTTCTGCTGCAGATCTGGATGAAAGGAATTTCAGTGAGCAAGACTTTACTAAAGAAGCAGAAGTGATATCCAACATTTACCATGCTACTGATGATCTTGTTGAACACGGAAGTCAATCCTCTGAAGACGTAGATTCTCTGGAAATGGAACAGGCCGGAAAAAGAGATGTTCAACATAATGAGCTTGAAATAAAATTGGTTGAATCGCAAGACCTGGAACCGAGCTTGTCTGGTGCAACTGGTTTGGCTACTCATGTGGAACATGTTAACGAAGATCATTTCAAACCAGAACCGATTGAAGAGGACAACAGCAGTACGTCAAGCTTGTCATCATTGACAGAAGTGGATGAAAAGATTGCAGATGTAGTGGAAGGTGGATCAACCAGTTTGGAGGCAAGAGGTGATATCACCAAGGGGTTTGTAATTTCGCCACAACCTTCACTGAAGGAGTCAGAAGTCCAGTTTATGAGGAGGACACTGAATGAAGATGAACACGATGAGCCAGTCTATGACTCAACCCCCCTACCAACTGAAAAGATCCTTTCCTTTAACTCTATTTCTTCTGATATACAAGCAGATGTATCCGAAATGGTTACACCTCCAGCATTAGCTGAAGTGCAAGTTCCGTTTGTAGACCGGCGTTGTGAAGTGTATGGTGAGAGCACAGACAAAGATACTTCAGGTTTTGTAGAGACAAGCGGTGCCACCTCAAAAGTACATGCATCAGATGAAATTGAAAGAAGTTTGGGGACAGGCAACCAAGTCGGCTTAGCGGTTTCACATTCAGAGGACGATATCTCTCTCCCTAAGATTTTTGACATGAAGACAGCTGATTGTAGTTATCAATCTGTTCTTTCTGAAGAACAGCCGTCATCAGAGCTGGATAAAGTCCTTTCCTGGTCAGATAAATCCATGGTTGAACCATATCTTGATGATCATGTGGAAGCACTTATTATTAAAGAAGAAGTAGATGACATAAAGGAGATTGATGCAGGGTTGCTGTCGGAATTGGATGCAGTTGGGGACTTCAGTACGAATGAAGTTGGTGAGGCACTCCATACAGAGGAGCTGATTCCAGAGGAAGCAAATGTTTTAAGCACTGAATTTGGTGATTTAAACCTGTCAGAATTGAACCAGAAGCTACCAGTTGTTGAAGCAAGATCAATTGAAAATATTGACACATATTTTAAGCAAATGCATAAGGGACTAGCTGTTGAGGAAGTCATTCTTCCCAGTGTGGTTGACGATCAGCTAGTGGTGGAAGCATCCAAAAATACTGTCCAGACCAGTTCAGAGTTGCCAATTGTTGAAGCAAGATACTTGGAAGATTCAGAGTTGCCTACTGTTGAAGAGAGGTACTTGGAAGCATCTGAAAATACTGTCCAAACCAGTTCAGAGTTGCCAATTGTTGAAGCAAGCTCCTTGGAAGATAATGTCACCGATTTAAAGCAAGATTCAGAAGGTAATGTTAATAAGCTGACGCAAGTTAATGTTGGTGAGCTTTCAAATGGGTCGGAAGAAGTAGGAACCACCGGTGTGGATTCTACGGAGGTGGTTGCATCAAGCAATACAGTATCAAGTGTTCAAGAAGATATCAATGCAGATACTGCTTTGGAGCAAGTCTTAGAAAGTCATGTTGATGAGTTGCCAAAGGCGACGCCAATTTCGAATGATGGGTCTGAAGAAGTACGATGTAATGCCATGGGTTCTTTGGATGAGATGGCATCAAGCAACATAATATCGGGCTGTCAACAAGAAAATATCACTATTCCGAAGCAAGTCTCAGACAGTCATGTTAATGATGGATCGGAAGTAGGAACTGGTGCAATAGGTTCGACGGAAGATATTGCTTCAAGCAATACAGTATCAAGTGTTCAAGTAGATACCAATGCAGATACTGCTTTGGAGGAAGTCTCAGAAAGTCATGTTGATGAGTTGGCAGAAGCAACCTCAATTTCAGATGATGCATCGGAAGTAGGAATTGGTGCAATAAGTTCTATGGAGGAGGTTGCATCAAGCAATAGTGTTCAAGAAGATATCAATGCAGATACTGCTTTAGAGAAAGTCTCAGAAAGTCATGTTACTGAGTTGCCAAAAGTGATATCAATTTCAAATGATGGGTTTGAAGGAGGAACTGGTGCAGCGGATCCTGCGGAGGAGATTGCATCAAGCAATATGCTATCGAGTGTTCATGAAGATATCACTACTCCGAAGCACATCTCAGAAAGTCATGTTAATGATGGAGCAGAAGAAATAGGAACTAATTCAATGGGTTCTACGGAGGAGATTGCATCAAGTGATATGCTACCAAGTGTTCAAGAGAATAGTACTCTGGAGCAGGTCTCGGAAAGTCATGTCGATGAGCTTTTAAAACCAACATCACATTTGAAGGAGCGATTGTCAGGACTAGGGGTTAATGCAATGGCGTTGACCAAGGAGATTGCATCAAGCACCACAAAACATGGTGTTCAAGAAACTATAACTAGTCCTATTGCTTTCAAGCAAGTCTCGGGAAGTAATGTTGATGGTGAGCCGCCAAAACCATCTACACAGAACATATTGGCAGAGGTAGTACCTCATGCAACGGATCTTCCAGCTGAGAATATAAAACACGAAAACTGA
- the LOC137745085 gene encoding uncharacterized protein has product MSNVEAFDGQILADKLSKLNSSQQCIESLSRWCISHRKKARQIVEMWDKCFNSAQKDQRVACLYLANDILQNSRRKGSEFVNEFWKFLPAALKHVYENGDQQGKKAATRLVDIWEERKVFGSRGHSLKDDMMGRNPPAPPASNGKSSNPIKIVKRDAHSVRLKLAVGGLPEKILTAFQPVLDAHLTEEAALNKCNAAVLYVGKIDEDVENTLIHGTQQGSTLLDDLKEQEDALNQSVGQLESSEATRSALVLQLREALQDQEAKLEVVRTQLQVARHQIERVSNIKRRLSLPQVLKSESNIVNMTPESTRGLEPNLLLVQQTGLPPQPPMQPMVSFAPVKTTDEENKKAAAAAVAAKLAASTSSAQMLTSVLSSLVAEEAASMTGSLKSAGFTSGLSMFPPEKRPKLEKQMSDGNNPDGASGLYMFPPEKRPKLEKQMSDGNNPDGGNAAFFTPLQQQAMTSVPIASSATMQPMSHSNQMQSPFSPLPPPLAPSPSTATTPANQYVQSSGLMVGGIPYGYGSNTLPPPPPIPPHISMSMSRPSPPQQQSQPQQQQQLQPAAGGYYRPLGMGFYGQSNQSNTQPVVPRQ; this is encoded by the exons ATGAGTAACGTTGAAGCTTTTGATGGACAGATATTGGCTGACAAGCTTTCAAAACTCAACAGTTCACAACAATGCATTGAAT CTTTATCCCGTTGGTGTATTTCTCACCGAAAGAAAGCAAGGCAGATTGTTGAAATGTGGGATAAATGTTTTAATTCTGCCCAGAAAGATCAGCGCGTGGCTTGTCTATATTTGGCTAATGACATATTGCAAAACAGTAGGCGAAAGGGCAGTGAATTTGTGAATGAATTCTGGAAGTTCCTTCCTGCAGCTCTTAAGCATGTTTATGAAAATGGTGATCAACAGGGAAAGAAAGCTGCCACAAGACTG GTTGACATATGGGAAGAAAGAAAGGTTTTTGGGTCTCGAGGGCATAGTCTTAAAGATGATATGATGGGAAGGAATCCTCCTGCTCCACCTGCAAGCAATGGAAAAAGTTCAAATCCTATCAAGATAGTGAAGAGGGATGCACACTCAGTTAGACTT AAATTGGCTGTTGGAGGTCTGCCAGAAAAAATACTTACCGCATTTCAACCTGTTCTTGATGCACATCTTACGGAAGAAGCTGCTTTAAACAAGTGTAATGCTGCTGTACTTTATGTGGGTAAAATTGATGAAGACGTTGAAAACACCTTGATTCATG GAACTCAGCAGGGATCCACATTGTTGGATGATTTGAAAGAGCAAGAAGATGCACTTAATCAATCTGTTGGGCAACTTGAGAGCTCGGAGGCAACAAGATCTGCCTTGGTTTTGCAACTCAGAGAAGCACTTCAGGATcaa GAAGCAAAGCTGGAAGTTGTTCGCACTCAATTGCAG GTTGCTCGACATCAGATTGAGAGAGTAAGTAATATTAAAAGGAGACTGAGTTTGCCCCAGGTTCTGAAATCCGAAAGCAATATTGTTAACATGACACCTGAATCTACCAGGGGGTTAGAACCAAATTTACTATTAGTCCAACAAACTGGCCTCCCACCTCAGCCTCCAATGCAGCCTATGGTTTCTTTTGCCCCTGTAAAAACTACCGATGAAGAGAACAAGAAAGCAGCAGCAGCTGCTGTGGCTGCTAAGCTTGCTGCATCTACCTCTTCTGCACAGATGTTAACGTCTGTTCTTTCATCTCTTGTTGCTGAAGAAGCTGCCTCTATGACTGGTAGCCTGAAATCAGCTGGTTTTACATCAGGATTATCCATGTTTCCTCCAGAAAAACGGCCCAAGCTTGAGAAACAAATGTCTGATGGTAACAATCCTGATGGTGCATCAGGATTATACATGTTTCCTCCAGAAAAACGGCCCAAGCTTGAGAAACAAATGTCTGATGGTAACAATCCTGATGGTGGCAATGCAGCCTTTTTTACGCCTCTCCAACAGCAGGCAATGACCAGTGTTCCAATCGCGTCATCAGCAACCATGCAGCCTATGTCCCACAGTAACCAGATGCAAAGTCCTTTTAGTCCGCTGCCACCACCCCTGGCACCATCACCATCTACTGCAACTACACCAGCGAATCAATATGTCCAATCTTCTGGTCTTATGGTGGGTGGAATTCCTTACGGATATGGATCAAATACCTTACCGCCTCCACCGCCTATACCTCCACATATTTCAATGAGTATGTCAAGGCCCAGTCCGCCGCAACAGCAGTCACAGcctcagcagcagcagcagttgCAGCCGGCTGCTGGGGGTTATTATCGGCCACTTGGTATGGGGTTCTACGGGCAAAGCAATCAGTCAAATACGCAGCCAGTAGTACCTCGACAGTAA